A section of the Sphaerodactylus townsendi isolate TG3544 linkage group LG11, MPM_Stown_v2.3, whole genome shotgun sequence genome encodes:
- the LOC125441140 gene encoding meiosis-specific coiled-coil domain-containing protein MEIOC-like, protein MGRLCGVPVHPNIAVTLAYHLEAIQATQARRKDEIVNAVNPQRPGASRCNNEKDVLALAAAIKDLAVSTRKMRTALWCALQMTLPKTSPGVSAKEEEVERALRELCPVSSRLQGKPGMEQEDKENKQENHEEPRRVIR, encoded by the exons ATGGGAAGGCTTTGCGGTGTTCCTGTCCACCCCAACATAGCCGTCACTTTAGCATATCATTTGGAAGCCATCCAGGCCACGCAAGCCAGGCGCAAGGACGAGATCGTCAATGCTGTCAACCCCCAGAGGCCAGGAGCGTCTCGCTGCAATAATGAAAAGG ATGTTCTTGCTCTAGCAGCTGCCATTAAAGATTTGGCTGTCTCCACACGAAAAATGCGCACAGCTTTGTGGTGTGCTCTTCAAATGACTCTCCCCAAAACTTCGCCCGGCGTTTCAGCGAAAGAGGAAGAAGTGGAAAGGGCGCTGCGAGAGCTTTGCCCCGTGAGCAGCCGCTTGCAAGGGAAGCCCGGCATGGAGCAGGAAGACAAGGAAAACAAACAGGAGAACCACGAGGAACCTCGACGTGTCATCCGATGA
- the LOC125440652 gene encoding meiosis-specific coiled-coil domain-containing protein MEIOC-like, with protein sequence MNAQLFSPLFGGITNTPPTVESPQLYSSWSTCADDTNAAASLQDGSQKRAQINLSYSGSGPDMFGLVSSILEEPDKQEPAADWNALSRLFPPMWSTDSENSFSGLFPKNILENKDLATLADIQHPYEGNLREACSTESLKKDLDGFPLPGSWHALSHPCPQSPEKMFGDAAPSNKVFKQRGINQPDSLEYQNTRSYDKQSNSDGGRSLVDFSTFSSQVRVKGIAHKEYPKMDEARGALGGSDREGPRQYFSQLSNNSSSDGIWDLVGQENSLSSEGYPNFPAAHGSQQFGFPPLYVCTPASNKENTFPNGANTKLQETLPPNTRHPISTEATLCNTECKIPACPPKASCNTLPLKPAPQKTNSSYNGYTWLDAKILNASTASCVAYRKPTDSQPPSAHSNRSSANQPAVRPAYSQISLASPSRKDGKLQMSNNIPNGSVFSSSLEKQKKPSPIGHAQHDSSMTSEGLYGKIPVSAPSSRLSPQYSANHRFHNKPSRFNANERTQNEGKGKNNGILYPGYAGPNRAQLDALRRKQDQNGSSLADFINPSFLPLFPLASGYKHTPGFPPFVPPPFPAQTNVAFSPLLFPFSELVDLFHYDDFHHLSPFVNDLFCAEMSAPCFAFPPPLNGYRPPKNRSGPANELHIHLEECYDQWRALERERKKVSVTEELASLPLFHKILLQPPTRLAGCGVGGPQGSSPSDLALLDDSLHKGRGQPGRR encoded by the exons atgaatgcacagtTGTTCTCGCCATTGTTTGGAGGGATTACAAATACACCGCCCACTGTGGAGTCTCCCCAGTTATACAGCAGCTGGTCAACATGTGCCGACGATACCAATGCCGCTGCTTCGTTGCAAGATGGCTCCCAAAAAAG GGCGCAGATAAATCTGTCGTACTCTGGCAGCGGGCCTGACATGTTCGGTTTGGTCTCCAGCATCCTGGAGGAGCCGGACAAGCAAGAACCTGCAGCAGACTG GAACGCTCTTTCAAGATTGTTTCCGCCCATGTGGTCAACTGACTCAGAAAACAGTTTCTCAGGGCTTTTTcctaaaaatattttggaaaacaaaGATCTCGCTACCCTGGCTGACATCCAGCACCCTTATGAAGGAAACTTGAGAGAGGCGTGCTCCACAGAATCTTTAAAGAAAGACTTGGATGGTTTCCCCCTCCCGGGCTCCTGGCATGCGCTTTCCCACCCTTGCCCGCAGTCTCCCGAAAAGATGTTCGGGGATGCCGCTCCCTCAAACAAGGTTTTCAAACAGCGTGGGATCAATCAGCCAGACAGTCTGGAGTATCAGAACACGCGCAGTTATGACAAGCAATCAAATAGTGACGGCGGAAGGAGCCTTGTGGATTTCAGCACTTTCTCATCTCAAGTTAGAGTAAAAGGTATCGCTCACAAAGAATATCCAAAAATGGATGAAGCAAGAGGAGCGCTTGGGGGAAGCGACCGAGAAGGACCACGCCAGTACTTCAGCCAGCTGTCCAATAATTCTTCCTCTGACGGCATTTGGGACCTAGTGGGCCAAGAAAACAGCTTGTCTTCTGAAGGATACCCGAATTTCCCCGCTGCTCATGGATCACAGCAGTTTGGTTTTCCGCCCCTTTACGTTTGCACGCCAGCATCTAATAAAGAAAACACCTTTCCTAATGGAGCAAATACAAAACTGCAGGAAACGCTCCCACCAAACACCCGTCATCCTATTAGTACGGAAGCAACCTTATGCAATACTGAATGTAAAATCCCAGCGTGTCCTCCAAAAGCATCCTGTAATACCTTGCCTCTAAAACCAGCTCCACAGAAAACAAATTCGTCTTACAATGGATACACGTGGTTGGATGCTAAAATACTGAATGCCTCGACTGCATCGTGCGTCGCTTACAGGAAGCCAACGGACTCTCAGCCGCCTTCAGCTCACTCAAATAGGTCTTCTGCTAATCAGCCTGCGGTCCGGCCTGCCTATTCACAGATTTCGCTTGCCTCTCCTTCGAGGAAAGACGGGAAACTGCAAATGTCCAATAACATTCCCAATGGCTCAGTTTTTTCCAGCTCTTTAGAGAAACAGAAAAAACCTAGCCCTATTGGACATGCCCAGCACGATTCCTCCATGACTTCAGAAGGACTCTATGGTAAAATACCCGTCAGCGCCCCCTCCAGCCGGTTATCACCGCAGTATTCTGCAAATCACAGATTTCATAATAAGCCAAGTCGGTTCAATGCTAATGAAAGAACACAGAATGAGGGAAAAGGTAAAAATAATGGGATTCTGTACCCAGGCTATGCAGGTCCCAATCGAGCTCAGCTTGATGCGTTGAGAAGGAAACAAGATCAGAACGGGAGCAGCTTGGCCGACTTCATcaatccttctttccttccacttTTCCCGTTAGCATCTGGCTATAAGCACACGCCCGGTTTCCCTCCGTtcgtccctcctccttttccgGCACAAACAAACGTTGCCTTTTCTCCGCTGCTCTTCCCCTTTTCTGAACTGGTCGACCTTTTCCACTACGATGATTTTCACCACTTGAGCCCCTTTGTGAACGATCTGTTCTGTGCAGAAATGTCCGCGCCGTgctttgcctttccccctcctctgaaTGGCTACCGGCCTCCCAAGAACCGTAGCGGACCCGCAAATGAGCTCCATATCCACCTGGAAGAGTGTTATGACCAGTGGAGAGCGCTCGAGAGGGAACGGAAGAAGGTCAGTGTAACGGAAGAgctggcttctctgccactctTTCATAAGATAC